One genomic window of Centropristis striata isolate RG_2023a ecotype Rhode Island chromosome 20, C.striata_1.0, whole genome shotgun sequence includes the following:
- the fhip2a gene encoding protein FAM160B1, whose translation MYCYEGFCGKRYSPLADMPGSLYETSNLDRGGNNRKKKIEEFSRSSREKLVQSKNKMFSKFTSILQHAVEALAPSLPLQEDFVYHWKAITHYYIETSDDKAPVTDTNIPSHLEQMLDILTQEEGERESGETGPCMEYLLHHKILETLYTLGKADCPPGMKQQVLTFYTKLLAHIRQPLLPHINVHRPVQKLIRLCGEVLAAPTENEEIQFLCIVCAKLKQDPYLVNFFLENKLKKPETRSPAGTEVVKENVLAPDTGQALTEEQADHQEEPQAAAAAAAATSSPSSNNNNGNNYNLVSSLLNLTKSPDGRIVVKACEGLMLLVSLPEPAAAKCLTENTELCELLTDRLVSFYKALPQSMDPLDIETVESVNWGLDVYNLKEDAAVFTGKRALISFLSWLDYCDQLIKEAQKSAAAVMAKAVRERFFVSVMEPQLMQTSEVGILTSTALLNRIIRQVTSEALMQQMIYFLLGEEREPETLATIAQNPLRHRLIEHCDHLSDEISIMTLRLFEQLIQKPNQHILHSLVLRGLEERNYLENKPQEEREPLENGQPHDAVDLEEDPLFGDDLSPDSRLSGSDWLSASPPQSPDHTKSDGKTEVHKIVNSFLCLVPDEAKSSYHVEGTGYDTYLRDAHRQFRDYCGVCQRWDWRGSPKPFEKCNLDSPFFEGHFLKVLFDRMGRILDQPYDVNLQVTAVLSKLSLFPHPHLHEYLLDPYINLAPGCRSLFSVIVRVVGDLMLRIQRIPDFTPKLLLVRKRLLGLEPEGINIDHMTLLEGVIVLEEFCKELAAIAFVKYHAAASSSP comes from the exons ATGTATTGTTATGAAGGCTTCTGCGGCAAAAGATACTCACCTCTAGCAGACATGCCCG GGTCATTATATGAAACCTCCAATCTGGATCGAGGCGGTAACAACAGGAAGAAGAAGATAGAGGAATTCTCTAGGTCTTCTCGGGAGAAACTAGTCCAGTCGAAGAACAAAATGTTCTCCAAATTTACGTCCATTCTTCAGCATGCTGTGGAAGCG cttGCCCCGTCACTGCCCTTGCAGGAGGACTTTGTCTATCACTGGAAGGCCATTACACATTATTACATTGAGACCTCTG ATGACAAAGCTCCAGTCACAGACACCAACATCCCATCCCACCTGGAACAGATGCTGGACATCCTGACCCAGGAGGAAGGGGAGAGGGAGTCTGGAGAGACGGGACCCTGCATGGAGTACCTCCTACATCATAAGATCCTGGAGACTCTCTACACTTTGGGCAAGGCAGAT TGTCCTCCAGGGATGAAACAGCAGGTGCTCACCTTCTACACAAAGCTGCTAGCACACATCCGTCAACCTCTCCTGCCTCACATCAATGTCCACAGACCTGTACAG AAACTGATCCGTCTGTGTGGGGAGGTGCTGGCTGCTCCTACAGAAAACGAAGAGATTCAGTTCCTTTGTATAGTCTGCGCCAAACTGAAGCAGGACCCTTACCTTGTCAACTTCTTCCTTGAG AACAAGTTAAAGAAGCCTGAGACGAGGAGTCCTGCAGGGACAGAGGTGGTAAAGGAGAATGTGCTGGCTCCGGACACTGGTCAGGCTTTGACAGAGGAACAGGCTGATCACCAAGAGGAGcctcaggctgctgctgctgctgctgcagccaccTCCAGTCCAAGCAGTAACAATAATAACGGCAACAATTACAATCTCGTCTCCTCGCTGCTCAACCTCACAAAGAGCCCT GATGGCAGGATCGTGGTGAAGGCATGTGAGGGCCTGATGCTGCTGGTCAGTTTACCAGAGCCTGCAGCTGCCAAGTGTTTAACTGAAAACACTGAGCTCTGTGAGCTCCTGACTGACAGACTGGTCTCCTTTTATAAAGCCCTGCCACAGTCCATGGACCCTTTGGACATTGAGACAGTGGAGTCGGTCAACTGGGG tctAGACGTTTATAACCTGAAGGAGGATGCGGCTGTCTTCACAGGGAAGAGGGCTCTCATCTCCTTCCTGTCCTGGTTAGATTACTGTGACCAGCTCATCAAAGAGGCTCAGAAG TCAGCAGCTGCAGTGATGGCAAAAGCTGTGAGAGAAAGATTCTTTGTGTCTGTTATGGAGCCACAGCTTATGCAGAC GTCCGAAGTGGGCATCCTGACCTCCACGGCCCTGCTCAACAGGATCATCAGGCAGGTGACATCAGAGGCTCTGATGCAGCAGATGATTTACTTCCTgctgggagaggagagagaaccAGAGACCCTCGCTACCATAGCGCAGAATCCACTGAGACACAGACTCATCGAGCACTGTGACCACCTGTCAGACGAG ATCAGCATCATGACGCTGCGGCTTTTTGAGCAGCTGATCCAGAAGCCCAACCAGCACATCCTCCACAGCTTGGTGCTGCGCGGCCTGGAAGAGAGGAATTACCTGGAGAACAAACCACAGGAGGAGCGGGAGCCGCTGGAGAACGGGCAGCCCCACGACGCCGT AGACCTTGAGGAGGATCCACTGTTCGGTGACGACCTCTCTCCAGACAGCAGGCTGTCTGGTTCTGATTGGCTCAGCGCCTCTCCACCACAGAGCCCTGACCACACAAAGTCTGACGGGAAGACCGAGGTCCACAAGATTGTCAACAG TTTCCTGTGTTTGGTGCCTGATGAGGCAAAGTCATCATATCATGTTGAAGGCACGGGCTATGACACCTACCTCAGAGATGCACACAGACAG TTCAGGGACTATTGTGGTGTCTGCCAGCGGTGGGACTGGAGGGGAAGCCCAAAGCCTTTTGAGAAGTGTAACCTGGACAGCCCGTTCTTCGAGGGCCACTTCCTCAAGGTTCTCTTCGACAGGATGGGTCGCATCCTGGATCAG CCGTACGACGTCAACCTGCAGGTGACCGCCGTGCTGTCCAAGCTCTCTTTGTTTCCTCACCCACACTTGCACGAGTATCTGCTGGACCCTTATATCAACCTGGCCCCTGGCTGCaggtctctgttctctgtcatCGTCAGG GTGGTGGGAGATCTCATGTTGAGGATTCAGCGCATCCCTGACTTCACTCCCAAACTGCTGCTCGTGAGGAAGAGATTATTAGGTCTGGAGCCGGAGGGGATCAA TATCGACCACATGACTCTGCTGGAGGGGGTGATCGTGCTGGAGGAGTTCTGCAAAGAGCTGGCAGCCATCGCCTTCGTCAAATACCACGCAGCTGCCTCCTCCTCGCCGTAA